TACGGCGAAGAGAAGCTGGCGCCGCGCTACGCCAGGAAGATCGTGGAGCGCCGCGCGCTTCAGCCCTTCACCCGATCCGCTGACCTGGTCGAGGTCATTGCCAGGGCGACCCCGGCGGCCGTGCAGCGCAGCGGTCACCCGGCGAAACGTGTCTTCCAGGCGCTTCGCATCGAGGTGAATCAGGAACTTTCCGTGCTCGAGCGCGCCATCCCAGCCGCCCTCGATGCGCTCGAGGTTGACGGGCGCATCGTCGTGCTCGCCTACCAATCCCTCGAGGACCGCATCGTCAAGAAGGTCTTTGCTGCCCGGTCCACCTCGACCACGCCGCAGGACCTCCCCGTCGAGTTGCCCGAGCACCGCCCGCAGTTCCGGCTGCTGGTGCGCGGCGCTGAGCTCGCCACGGCCGAAGAAAAAGCAGAGAACCCGCGTGCAACGCCAGTGCGTTTGCGCGCAGCAACCCGCATCGTGAGGCCAGCATGAACACCAATCTCGCGTACACGCTGCCGACCACCGCGCCGGCCGAGAGCCCCACTCGTCATATCGAGGTCGTCCCCACCCGCCAGCAACGCCGCGCCCGTCCGCGCATGCTGTACGCCGCGGTCACCATCGGCGGGGTATTCGCCATCCTGATCGCCCAACTGCTGATCAGCATCGTGCTGAGCGACGGCGCCTATCAGATCTCCGCATTGCAGAAAGAGCAGAAGGAACTCTCGCGCAGCGCCGGCACCCTGACCGAGGAACTGGATTTGCTCGCCTCGCCGCAGCATCTCGCCGCCAGCGCCGAGGCGCTCGGAATGGTCAGCAACTCGAACCCGGCGTTCCTGCGCCTGACCGACGGCGCAGTGCTCGGCGCACCGGCCACCGCCGATGCCACCGCGGGAAGCGTGATCGGCCCGGGCGGCAGCCTGCTGGTGCCCAATTCGCTGCTCGATGGCGTTCCGCTGGCCGGTGCCAGCACGCCTGACCAGGTCGTCCCTCCCGCCGCGCCCCCCGAGGGTGGTACCTGGACGAGCAGCGCCGCGCCCACCGCACAGGGGCCGGCCCAGCCGGGCGCGCCTGCCGGATCGGAAACTGGCGGCTCGGTAGCGTCGAACTCGGGAACCCTGCCCGCACCGACGACCCGATAGGCACGCACCACCAGCACTCGCACCACACCGGCACCGGAAGGACGCCTCGTGACACCATCGCGCTCATCACGCGCCAGGCTCTCGGTCACCCTGCTCGCAATCTTCGCGCTCGTCGCGGTGTTCGCGGTGCGACTCGTCGACATTCAGGTTGTGCGCGCTGATGAGCTCAACGAACAGTCCGAAGGCAAACGCGCGGTCAGCGTGACCACCCACGCCGCGCGCGGCGACATCCTCGACACCAACGGAACCCCGCTCGCCGACAGTGTGATGCGCTACGACGTCACCGCCTCCCCGCAGAACATGGGCGACCTGGACCGCCGCCTCGAAGACGGCAGCAAGGTCACCGTGCCACTCATGGACGTGGTGCGTGAGATAGCCGAAACCCTCGGCACGGATGTCGCGGCCCTGCAGGCCAGGGTGCAGAAGCAGCTCACGGATGACCCGGACTCCAACTTCATGTACATCAAGCAGGGCATCACCGCCGAGCAGATGGCCGCGGTGAAGGCGCTCAAGGTGCCCTGGCTGTACTACGACAACCGACCGAGCCGCACATACCCGAACGGCGCCGTGGCAGGGAACCTGGTCGGCTTCCTGAATACCGACGGCCCGGGCGCCGGTCTCGAGCTCACCGAGAACGACTGCCTGAAGGCCACGAACGGCTCATCGACCTACGAGCGCGGGATGGACGGGGTTCAGATCCCCGGCAGCACGGTGACCGAGAAGGAAGCCGTCGACGGCGGCACGTTGCAGCTGACCATCGACGCCGACCTGCAATGGTTCGCCCAGCAGCGGATCAGCGAACAAGCGACAGCGATCGGCGCCGACTGGGCGACCGCTGTCGTGGTGCGAGTCTCCGACGGGCACATCATGGCCCTCGCCGACTACCCGACGGTCGACCCGAACAACGTCGACGCGTCCAACGTGCTCGACCTCGG
The Diaminobutyricimonas sp. LJ205 genome window above contains:
- the rsmH gene encoding 16S rRNA (cytosine(1402)-N(4))-methyltransferase RsmH, with the translated sequence MNDQIHTPVMLERTIELLAPALQAPGAIVVDATLGMGGHSEALLTRFPELTLVGLDRDLEAIAIAGERLARFGDRVHLVHTVYDRIQQALDSLGISTVSGILFDLGVSSLQLDRAERGFAYSKDAPLDMRMDSTSELTAERVLAEYSEADLRRIFYEYGEEKLAPRYARKIVERRALQPFTRSADLVEVIARATPAAVQRSGHPAKRVFQALRIEVNQELSVLERAIPAALDALEVDGRIVVLAYQSLEDRIVKKVFAARSTSTTPQDLPVELPEHRPQFRLLVRGAELATAEEKAENPRATPVRLRAATRIVRPA
- a CDS encoding penicillin-binding protein 2, translating into MTPSRSSRARLSVTLLAIFALVAVFAVRLVDIQVVRADELNEQSEGKRAVSVTTHAARGDILDTNGTPLADSVMRYDVTASPQNMGDLDRRLEDGSKVTVPLMDVVREIAETLGTDVAALQARVQKQLTDDPDSNFMYIKQGITAEQMAAVKALKVPWLYYDNRPSRTYPNGAVAGNLVGFLNTDGPGAGLELTENDCLKATNGSSTYERGMDGVQIPGSTVTEKEAVDGGTLQLTIDADLQWFAQQRISEQATAIGADWATAVVVRVSDGHIMALADYPTVDPNNVDASNVLDLGSRAFSTPYEPGSTFKGMTAAMLVDQGLADAGTRVTVPGALELSSGDVIQDSFGHPTMQWTLAGIVQQSSNIGISMLADGMSDELRYDYMKKFGLGEETEVDFNGESGGILPHHERWGVTQSANISFGQGVSTTSAQVASIFQTLGNGGVRMPLTLVEGCTMPDGTVISPTSEGARVVSEHAADSSVHMMETVVTGGFLKNQLQIPGYRVSAKSGTAEWAENGVYTDERVVSIAGVAPAEDPKYAVVVTFGKPDTIKTSAAAAPTFRKIMTQVLTMYRVPPSTEPAPNLPTTW